One Deinococcus seoulensis DNA window includes the following coding sequences:
- a CDS encoding xanthine dehydrogenase family protein molybdopterin-binding subunit, which yields MKPVTRRRVLIGLGSGAGLLVVGVPLALNAGRPAIVEYIEENGTGPQDAPRNPDLWFEVTPAGVTFFVPKVEMGQGIHTALAQIAAEELEVTPEQLTVRQADTARGYAGGTMFTFGSTSVKALYRPLREAAATLRELLREEAARQLGVPAARLTAAGGAFFVAGSRQRIPYAQVVADKQGEWVIPEAAPTLKARRDFKRIGRAMPRTDFRDKVLGTATYGYDARLPGMLFGAVARPPRFGARLVSASAGAAGRQPGVVRVVIDLKAGFAGVVARTRTQARAALPSLDLRWEGGTTASSADLDAQIQAGSGSVLRRRGNVRAALSGGTVVQGEYRTPLAAHAHLEPLAALADVQAGGQIEVWASTQYPQKIVDDLRGVFGKDREVLVHPTQLGGGFGRKAGQHAALEAARLSAAVGKPVHVGWTREEDLQHAFYRPPTHHVLRGSVGTDGRLRGVEQFTAGGDIIWGQTGIPEFVRDALGFDPGGLLGQFMPYDFPAYRVVNRREALPVPTGYWRGLGVLPNTFALESFMDELAHAAGADPLAFRLRHLGSGEDGRRLRGVLERAAKAAGWGTPLSAGRARGVACCLDLGTASALVAEVSVQEGRVQVHRVTVAADPGLVINPDGARLQVQGSVMMALSSALHEELTIQDGRVVESNFDRYRLLPMRDAPPVEVLLVESGDEPQGMGEPVMGPAAAAVANAVFTLTGERLRTLPLRPRQG from the coding sequence ATGAAGCCGGTCACCCGTCGCCGGGTGCTGATCGGGCTGGGGAGCGGCGCGGGCCTGCTGGTGGTGGGGGTGCCGCTGGCGTTGAATGCGGGCCGCCCGGCGATCGTGGAGTACATCGAGGAGAACGGGACGGGCCCGCAGGATGCGCCCCGCAATCCGGACCTGTGGTTCGAGGTGACGCCCGCCGGGGTGACGTTCTTCGTGCCGAAGGTCGAGATGGGTCAGGGCATTCACACGGCGCTGGCGCAGATCGCGGCCGAGGAGCTGGAGGTCACGCCCGAGCAGCTGACGGTGCGGCAGGCGGACACGGCGCGCGGGTACGCGGGCGGGACGATGTTCACGTTCGGTTCGACGAGCGTGAAGGCGCTGTACCGCCCGCTGCGGGAGGCGGCGGCGACCCTGCGGGAGCTACTGCGGGAGGAGGCCGCGCGGCAGCTGGGTGTTCCGGCGGCGCGGCTGACGGCGGCGGGCGGGGCGTTCTTCGTGGCGGGGTCGCGCCAGCGCATTCCTTACGCGCAGGTCGTGGCGGACAAGCAGGGCGAGTGGGTGATCCCGGAGGCCGCGCCCACCCTGAAGGCGCGGCGGGACTTCAAGCGGATCGGGCGGGCCATGCCGCGCACGGACTTCCGCGACAAGGTGCTGGGCACGGCCACGTACGGGTACGACGCGCGCCTGCCGGGCATGCTGTTCGGTGCGGTGGCGCGCCCGCCGAGGTTCGGGGCGCGGCTGGTGTCGGCGTCGGCGGGCGCGGCGGGGCGGCAGCCGGGCGTGGTGCGGGTCGTGATCGACCTGAAGGCGGGGTTCGCGGGGGTGGTCGCGCGGACGCGCACGCAGGCCCGCGCGGCGCTGCCTTCCCTGGACCTGCGCTGGGAGGGCGGCACGACCGCCAGCAGCGCCGACCTGGACGCTCAGATTCAGGCGGGGTCGGGGTCGGTGCTGCGGCGGCGCGGGAACGTCCGCGCGGCCCTTTCCGGGGGGACGGTGGTGCAGGGCGAGTACCGCACGCCGCTGGCCGCGCACGCGCACCTGGAACCCCTGGCGGCCCTGGCGGACGTGCAGGCGGGCGGGCAGATTGAGGTGTGGGCGTCCACGCAGTACCCGCAGAAGATCGTCGACGACCTGCGCGGCGTGTTCGGCAAGGACCGCGAGGTGCTGGTCCACCCGACGCAGCTGGGCGGGGGCTTCGGGCGCAAGGCGGGTCAGCACGCGGCGCTGGAGGCCGCGCGGCTCTCAGCGGCGGTCGGGAAGCCCGTGCATGTCGGCTGGACGCGCGAGGAGGACCTCCAGCACGCCTTCTACCGGCCGCCCACCCATCATGTGCTGCGCGGCAGTGTGGGCACGGACGGGAGGCTGCGGGGCGTGGAGCAGTTCACGGCGGGCGGCGACATCATCTGGGGGCAGACGGGGATACCGGAGTTCGTGCGGGACGCGCTGGGCTTCGATCCGGGCGGGCTGCTGGGGCAGTTCATGCCGTACGACTTTCCGGCGTACCGGGTCGTGAACCGCCGCGAGGCGCTGCCCGTCCCGACCGGGTACTGGCGGGGGCTGGGCGTGCTGCCGAACACGTTCGCGCTGGAGAGTTTCATGGACGAACTGGCGCACGCGGCGGGCGCGGACCCGCTGGCTTTCCGGCTGCGGCACCTGGGGTCCGGCGAGGACGGACGGCGGCTGCGCGGGGTGCTGGAACGCGCCGCGAAGGCGGCCGGGTGGGGCACGCCCCTGTCGGCGGGCCGGGCGCGCGGGGTGGCCTGCTGCCTGGACCTGGGGACCGCCTCGGCGCTGGTGGCCGAGGTCTCGGTGCAGGAGGGGCGGGTGCAGGTGCACCGCGTGACGGTCGCGGCCGACCCCGGACTGGTCATCAACCCGGACGGCGCCCGGCTGCAGGTGCAGGGGTCTGTGATGATGGCCCTGAGTTCCGCACTGCACGAGGAACTGACCATTCAGGACGGGCGGGTGGTCGAGTCGAACTTCGACCGCTACCGCCTCCTGCCCATGCGGGACGCGCCGCCGGTCGAGGTGCTGCTCGTCGAGAGCGGCGACGAACCGCAGGGCATGGGGGAACCCGTGATGGGTCCGGCGGCGGCGGCCGTGGCGAACGCGGTGTTCACCCTGACCGGCGAGCGCCTGCGGACCCTGCCGCTGCGGCCCCGTCAGGGATAA
- a CDS encoding (2Fe-2S)-binding protein, whose amino-acid sequence MQLSVNGRRREVAYPDEMLVWVLRDELGLTGTHYGCGIGACGSCTVLLDGQVARACLTPARAAAGREVTTVEGLARGEQLHPVQRAFLENPLQCGWCLPGHLMSAAALLERTPDPTDAQIEEAAGVNLCRCGGYNAIRRAVARAAELKREDG is encoded by the coding sequence GTGCAGTTAAGCGTGAATGGGCGGCGGCGCGAGGTGGCGTACCCGGATGAGATGCTGGTGTGGGTGCTGCGCGATGAGCTGGGCCTGACCGGCACGCATTACGGGTGTGGGATCGGCGCGTGCGGCAGTTGCACGGTGCTGCTGGACGGGCAGGTGGCGCGGGCGTGCCTGACTCCGGCGCGGGCGGCGGCGGGGCGGGAGGTGACGACCGTGGAGGGTCTGGCGCGCGGGGAGCAGTTGCATCCGGTGCAGCGGGCGTTCCTGGAAAATCCGTTGCAGTGCGGGTGGTGCCTGCCGGGGCATCTGATGTCGGCGGCGGCGCTGCTGGAGCGCACGCCAGACCCCACGGACGCGCAGATCGAGGAGGCGGCGGGCGTGAACCTGTGCCGCTGCGGTGGGTACAATGCGATCCGCCGGGCGGTGGCCCGCGCAGCGGAACTGAAACGGGAGGACGGATGA
- a CDS encoding permease prefix domain 1-containing protein, which yields MTTAAHTTPHVLTAYLRRATWGLPEPRRQELWDELEEHVLTRADHLTLTGLTPTQATAQAIRELGPPARVTLGMAKVYTMPNLILAAGTLALALSAGLYALAGGSQSLTLPVQTEQPVKPTCVRGTVPGNVSIVSARDGVTCFTYTGPTVPGAYLSFSSLRSAVTAAGGQVTQLDSSGVRIKLPASQFKLPSSFTAQNERYFLAAAVASEIMAVYPDAHLSGFAQPTIQFGGQRLTFGQRTQTIGTAFYGGLSLELLSSLLSPPAGATEFTLRSSGQETGPHQHRVLTPLPAGEVVMLVRRRAGSNYTFTVQPVATDRAITLSSSASRLLFVTDPAQLGPDPVNGHQTALLVRLSNVPLSDLKSGVFVPARETSDAR from the coding sequence ATGACCACAGCCGCCCACACCACCCCCCACGTGCTCACCGCCTACCTGCGCCGCGCCACCTGGGGCCTACCAGAACCACGCCGCCAGGAACTCTGGGACGAACTCGAAGAACACGTCCTGACGCGCGCCGACCACCTGACCCTGACCGGCCTCACCCCCACTCAGGCCACCGCCCAGGCCATCCGCGAACTCGGGCCACCCGCCCGCGTGACCCTGGGCATGGCAAAGGTATACACCATGCCAAACCTCATCCTGGCCGCCGGAACCCTCGCCCTTGCTCTCAGCGCCGGACTGTACGCCCTGGCAGGGGGCAGCCAATCGCTGACTCTCCCCGTACAGACTGAACAGCCCGTGAAACCCACCTGCGTGCGAGGCACTGTTCCTGGCAATGTCAGCATTGTCAGCGCACGGGACGGCGTGACCTGTTTCACTTACACCGGCCCCACTGTCCCCGGCGCTTACCTGTCATTCTCGTCCCTGCGCAGCGCCGTCACCGCTGCCGGAGGGCAGGTCACCCAACTGGACAGCAGCGGCGTGCGGATCAAGCTGCCCGCCAGTCAATTCAAGCTGCCCAGCAGTTTCACCGCGCAAAACGAACGCTACTTCCTGGCCGCCGCCGTCGCCAGTGAAATCATGGCCGTCTACCCAGACGCTCACCTCAGCGGGTTCGCGCAGCCCACCATCCAGTTCGGAGGTCAGCGTCTGACCTTCGGACAGCGCACACAGACCATCGGGACGGCGTTCTATGGCGGCCTGAGCCTGGAACTGCTGAGCAGTCTTCTATCCCCCCCAGCCGGCGCCACCGAATTCACCCTGCGAAGCAGCGGGCAGGAAACCGGTCCCCACCAGCACCGTGTACTGACCCCGCTGCCTGCCGGTGAAGTCGTGATGCTGGTGCGCCGCAGGGCCGGGAGCAACTACACGTTCACCGTGCAACCAGTCGCGACAGACCGGGCAATCACTCTGTCTTCCAGCGCCTCCCGCCTGCTCTTCGTGACGGACCCGGCCCAGCTCGGGCCAGACCCTGTCAATGGTCACCAGACGGCCCTGCTGGTTCGCCTGAGTAACGTCCCCCTCAGCGACCTGAAGTCCGGCGTGTTCGTGCCGGCCCGGGAGACGTCGGACGCCCGCTAA
- a CDS encoding PadR family transcriptional regulator: protein MNPDLLRGNLDLILLTILEHSPLYGFAIIQAARDRTGGYFDFKEGSLYPALHRLEAEGLLAAQHGESGRNGKPRKYYAITDRGRDTLNAKRQEFAAFTGAVHQLGGNGA from the coding sequence ATGAACCCAGACCTGCTGCGCGGCAACCTCGACCTGATCCTCCTGACCATCCTCGAACACAGTCCCCTGTACGGCTTCGCGATCATCCAGGCCGCCCGCGACCGCACCGGCGGGTATTTCGACTTCAAGGAAGGCAGCCTCTACCCCGCCCTGCACCGCCTGGAAGCCGAGGGCCTGCTGGCCGCGCAGCACGGTGAGAGCGGACGCAACGGCAAACCCCGCAAGTACTACGCCATCACCGACCGGGGCCGCGACACCCTGAACGCCAAACGGCAGGAATTCGCCGCCTTCACCGGAGCCGTGCACCAGCTCGGCGGGAACGGCGCATGA